The DNA region GGATGATCTCTTCGAAGTTGATTCCCTCGAGGAGCTGGCGAGTGAGAGGGATCTTCGCGGCCTGGCAGCGCTTGTCCGTCTCGTCGAGGAAGGAATCCGAAATGAGCTGGAGCCCCTTCTCGATCAGCTTGTCGTGGATCTTGCGCTGGCGCTTGATCTCTTCGTCGGTCTGAAACTGCGCGGGAAGGCCGGTCTCGAGCTGCCGGAAGCGGACGTCGTGTAGGCGGGCGGCATAAACGTGATTGCCCGTAATGCGCCCTTCGGAGCGGTTACAGACCTCGACTGCTCGCTCGACCGCCCAATTCGAGTGAGGGGAGTTATCAACGGGAACGAAGACCTCGCGGTACATAACGCGCCTCGGTCTCGGGGCCGCAGTTCCCTTCGTCCCTTGCGGGCACACACTGCCCACAACCCCGTTCAGGGGATCGCACAATGCTCTAACCGGCAACACTTCACCGGTAAGTCCCCCGAGCGTGGCTCGGGGGACCTGGTGTCGATCCGGGGCGAAGGTGGCGAGTCTTTCTCGCCATCTCGCATTGTCACCGACCGGTCTCCTCCCGGAGACCAACCGCCAAGCCACGACCGACCGTAGCCGGCGCGTGCTCAAGAACCGCGAGAACCTTGCGGACCCGTGCGCTCCAAGTACGAGGCAGGAGCCAGCGTATCACCTGCAGGCGTCCAAGGACGCCCAACGATCCGCCCGAAATGCGGCGAAATCCCAACCCTTCCGATCCCGCCGCGTGGCCAGTATATCCGGCCCCCTCAGGGCTGTCAACTTGCGGTTCGGGGCGTCGGGCTAACGGGGAGGAGCGCTGATTCTCGCCAGGATGAAGGGTGCGATCAGAAGTGTCACGACGAAGAGCAAAAGGGTGAGCGCGGACGGAATCGGAAGGGTCCCGATCAGCCCCGTTGGGATCCCGCTCCCCGCCGCGCCGAGAAGGGTTTCATGCATCGGGCTCGCGGGTAGAATCGCATCGAACGTGGCGCCCACCGTCCCCGGCGCCGGTGTGCGAAAGACGCCCGATCCATGGAGGAGAAAGAGGGCGATCACTGCCGCGAAGAGGGCGCCCTCTGCGATGGATCCGGCCGCCGCGGCGACCCAGACGCCGATGAGATTCGCGGCCAGAAGCGCGAGGGCGAGCGAGGCCGCCGCGACCAGGAGGGCGCCCGGGTTAAGGTTCGAGGGGAAGAGGATGAAAAGGAGCGCGGGGAGGAGCTGAAGCAGGTCGAGCAGGGACCCGGCGACGACCCGCTGGGCGAGGAATGCCCATTCGGGAAAGCCGGAGAGGACCATCCTCCGGAGCGGTCCTCCGTCTCCCTCGCGGAGGAGCGGGATCGCGGAGCCGAACGTGCCGAAGAGGACGAAGAGGACCGCGTACGCGGCCGAGGCGTGGAAGGAGGGGGCACCGGCGAGCTTGATGGGGAGGATCAGGAGGAGCGGAATCGCCACGTTGAAGTAAAGGAGACGCCGCCTCCGGAAAGCGAGGCGCCACTCGAGCTTCCAGATTGGGAGGCTCACCCTTGGCCCTCCCCGTTCCCTGACGGGAGGGGGGCCGACTCTCCGGTGAGCCGCTCGCCGGTCAGGGTGAAAAAGAGGTCCGCGAGCTTCGGCTCCCTGACCCTCACGTCCAGGATCGCGAGTCCCTCCGCGAGCAGTGTGGAGATGAGGGGAGGGAGGACGCGCCCTCCGGCGGAGCTGCGGACCTCGAGGCGGCGCCCCGTGAATCGTGCCTCTTCGATCCCCTCCACCTCGAGGAGTCGCCGGGCGAGCGTTTCTCCGGCCCCCCGATCTGACCGCGCGCCCGCGTCCTCTTCCTCCAACCCGACCTCGATGCGGGTTCCGGTTCCGAGCCGAGCGAGGAGTGTCGCGACTTCGGCGTCCTCGACGATAGCACCCTGATGGAGAAAGGCGATTCGGCTTCCCCAAAGGGGAAGGTCCCGCGTCTCGTTCGAAGCGAGGACGACGGCGGCTCCGGCTGAGGCGCTCTCCCGGATCGCATCCCTCAGGGCTCCCGTCCCAGCCGGGTCGAGACCGAGGGCGGGCTCGTCCAGGAGGAGAAGCTCGGGGGCGGGAGCGATCGCCTCGACGAGGAGGAGCTTCCGCCGCATGCCGAAGGAGTACTCGGAGACCGGCGTGCGGCGGACGTCGGATAGGGCGAAGGCTTCGAAAAGTCCGGAGATGCGCTCGGGAGTGGCCGCGCCCCGGGCGCCGAGCTCGACGAAAAGCGCGGCGTTTTCCTCTCCGGTGAGGGGCGAAACGTGGACAGGGGTGTCCGGAGCGTATCCGATCCGGCGCCGGAGGCCGCGCGGCGAGGACGCCGTGGCTTCCCCGAAAAGGGCGAGGGACCCTGCGGTGGGACGGAGGTCGGTAGCGAGAAGGCGGAGGAGGGTGCTTTTCCCCGACCCGTTTGGTCCCAACAGGGTGACGATCTCGCCCGGCCGCACTTCGAGGTCGGCCTGGCTCACTCCAATCCGTCCCGAGCGGTAGCGGTACTCCAACCCTCGCGCCAGGACCGCCGCGGGCCGAGGGCCCGGAGCCACCATCTACATCCCTTCCAGTCCGAGCTCGGACCGCGCGGTGTCCATGATCTCGGGCGTAAGGGTGCGGATCTCTCGCTCGCGCGCGTAGTCGGTGTAGATGCGCTTCACCATCCCGCGCACGAAGCTCGGTACGCGTTGGAGGCGCTCCACCGCCTCGGGGCTCCACTCCACCGGCGCGGGCCCGGCGCGTGGCCGGAGCTCGGGTTCCACGAAGGCCAGCTCGCTCCCGCCGTCGAGGGACCCCCGGGTCGCCTCCATGGGCTGCACGGGGACTTCTCTCCCCCCGATCTGAATTCCCATCGAGCTCACGAAGCGCGTCTCCATCGGGTTCGTAAGCATGGCCATTTCCCTGTGGCAGTTCCCGCAGGTGAAGACCGCGGCCAGCGTTCCGTCGCCGGGAAGCTGGCGTTCCGCGAATGCCATCACTTCGTCGCACTCGATGCACAGGAACTTCACGGCGCGCCTCCAAACGGGGCGCGCACGACTCCGGCCACGCGTCCCGCGAGCTCGCGCAAGGCGCGGGAGGCCGGACGTTCCCCCTCGCCTCCCGCCGGTGGGTGTCCGCGGTCCGTCTCGCGGCCAAGGACCGGATCGAAGGGGATCCGCGCCCAGACCGGAACGTCGGCGACGCCGGAGAGTTGACGGACCCCATCTCCGGGAAAGACGTCGTGCTCGTGCCCGCATTCAGGGCACACGTACCCGCTCATGTTCTCGACGAGCGCGATCTCCGCGGCCGACGCCTCGCGCACCAGCCGCACCGACCGGGCGACGACAGCGCGAGAGATCTCCGAAGGGGTGCTGACGAGGAGGACGAGGGGAATCCCCGGGACGAGCTCGAGCAGGCGGCGGATCTTGTCGGTTCCGGGGGGCACGTCGATCAGGAGAAAATCCGGCTCGCCCCAATCCACGTCGCCCAGAAACTCGCGGAGCGCCGTCGTCTCCATGCTGCTCTGCCAGAGAAAGGTGTCGGATGCCGGGTCTCTCCACCGGAGCGGGGCGTCTTCGCCCTCCTGGAGGAGCTCCATCGAAATGACGCGCACGCCTCCGACGCCCGTGGGAGGAATGACACCGGTCTCGCGGTCCTCCAGCCGGCCTCCCCGGACCCCGAGCATCCGGGCGAGGGACGGGCCGTTCAGGTCGGCGTCGAGGACGCCGACCCGGTGGCCGCGGCTCGCGAGCGCCACTGCCAGATTTGCGGTGACGGCGCTTTTTCCCACGCCTCCCTTGCCGCTCGCGATCGCGATGATCGTTCCGATTCCCGAGAGGCGCGCGGCGAGGCGCGCCCGCTGGTCGAGCACCTGTTCAAGGAGCTGCGAGCCGGTCGCGTGTTCGACTTCTCCGTATGTCCTGAACTTTCTCATCGGCGAAGCGTTCTCCCGTGCGTTTCTCAGGGGGCGAGCTGCGTGCCGTCGGGCCCGAGGACGGTCAGCGCGTCCACGGGACATGTCCGGCAGGCCGTCACGACCTCGCTCTCGGAAAGGGCTTCGATCCCGTCGCGAAAGATCGCGATCCCCTCGTCGTCCAGCTCAAAGGAGGCCGGGCTCGCCTCGATGCAGTCGCCGAAGCCCACGCAGATCAGCCGGTCGATCCGGACGGTCAGCTCGCCGGCCTTTCGCTCCTCGACGTCCGCCAACCCGCTCCCCCCGGCTCCTGAGTCGAACCACCGGCCGCGGGCATCCCTCCCGACGGACCTGCGCGAGCGGTGAAGGTTCCTCGGGTGACGGTCGTGCGGCAAGGGGCACGCGGCCTCGGGGGCGGCGGTAACAGCCGGCGACCTGGCGATGCCGCCGAGGGTTCACGGGGTTCGGCCGTGGAGATACCTTCCCTTCGATGGACTCGCATTGGCCCTCGAATCCCCAGGGGGCGAAGGCGCGATCCGAGCCGCACCCGTTCTCACACAGACCGCACGATGCCCGACCACTTTTTCCGTGGCCTTCCCCTCCTGGGTTCTATCCTCCTCCTGGCCTCCGCCGGGGCGGCCGCAGCGCAGGAGGCCGCGACAGGTGAGGCCGGCGATCGTTCCTGGGAGATCGAGGTGGAGGTGGGGGGGACTCTCTTCTTCGGCAACCGGGACCAGAGCATCGTCGCGACCCGCACCGAAATCTCCTGGGCGGATGCGAAGGTGGAGTCCACGGTCGGTCTCCGCTTCACTTATGGCGAGTCCACGGACGGCGAAGGGGTGACCGAAGTGAACCGGCGTTCCTGGCTGGTGGACAGCGCTCTGGACTTTCGACCGGGGGGGCTCTGGCGCCCTTTCGTGACCGGGAGGGCGGAGTCGGCGTTGGAGCGCCGGATCGACCGCCGTTACCAGGGAGGCGTGGGAGTCAAGTACGACAATCGGATAGACCGCGACAACCGGACGGAGTTTTCGCTCGGCGTCCTTGCCGAACGCACTTATCGAATTTCAACCTCGACTCCTTCCTCCGACGACCGGGGAGATGTCGGAAGGCTCTCCTCCGAGCTTCGAATCCGGCGCACTCTCATCTCCAACCGGATCGGGATCGACCTGCAAAACGCCTACCGCCCGGTCTTCGATGCCCTGGGTAACTTCGTCGTCACGTCGAGAAACGCGCTCACCTTGGAGCTCACAGAGGTCTTCGGCCTCCGCTTCTCGCACCAGAGCAACTACGACTCCGGGGCGAAGGACCGTGGGGCCGGCACGAACCACGACGGCGAGTTGCAGATTTCCGTCGTTGCGCGGTTCTGAAGGTCGGCGCCAGGAGGTCCGGGAAGTGCCGGTCTACCCGACGCGCCGGCGCTTCCCGCGAAGGAAATCCATCATCACGTATTCCCCGAGGGTTAGCGTCGAGGTGAAGTAGGCCTTTCCACGCGCAATCTCCGAAACTTTTTCGACGAAACGAACGAGATAGGGGTCCCGCGCGAGCATGAAGGTGTTGATGAGGATCCCCGCCTTGCGGCAGGCCATCACTTCGCGGTAACTCCGCTCCAGTATGCGAGGGTCAAGTCCGCCCGAGTTCGCGTATATGCGGCCGTCAGGAAGAGTCATCGCCGATGGTTTCCCGTCGGTCACCATGATGATCTGACGCATCTCCTTCTTCTGCGAGAGGAGAATGCGGCGAGCGACTTCGAGCCCCTCCGCGGTGTTCGTGTGGAAGGGGCCTACCTGCGCCTGGGCCAGCTGCGCGAGGGGGATCTCCTGCGCCCGGTCTCCGAAGGTGACGACCCGTAGCGAGTCGCCCGGGAACTGGGTGCGGATGAGGTGAGAGAGCGCGAGCGCCACACGCTTCGCAGGAGAGAAGCGGTCCTCTCCATACAGGATCATCGAGTGCGAAACGTCGAGCATGAGGACGGTCGCGCACGAGGAGCGATACTCGGCCTGGTGGACCATGAGGTCGCCGTAGTCGAGGTCGAGCGGAGTCCCGAGTCCGCTCCGCTGGATCGCATTCGAAAGGGTGGCCGGGAGGTCGAGGTTCATCGTATCACCGAACTCGTAAGGACGACTCGTACTTCCCGCCTCCACCCCGGTCGAGAGGTGCGGCGTGTCGTGAGACCCGACCGACGACTTGCCCATCGCGCCGAGGAGATCCCGCAGGGCGCGATATCCGAGGAAGTCCATCCCCTTCTGAGTCAGCGTGAAGTCCACGCGGAGGGATGCTTCGCGGGCCTCATCCACCTTCCCCTCCCGATTCGGCGGCTCATCCCCGGGACCGGGCGGGCCCTGCTGGTCGAGGGAGATGTATCCCTCATCCACCATCTTTTGCACGAGGTCGTTGAGGAGTTTCGCAATCTGCGCGCGGAGATCCGCGTCGCCACCTCCTTCACGCCCCAGCTCCTCGAGCATCTCCGGGGTGAGCTGCCCGCTCTCGAGGAGCGCGCGGAGGAGCACTTCCTTCAGGGCGTCCGTGGATGCGCGGTCGTCCGCGCCCGACCACCCCCAATAGGGATGGAAGTGCGGGCCGCCGGCGAATCCGCCGTCGAGGAGAAAGTCCGAGAGCTTCTCGAGTAGCGCCTCGAGATTCAGCGCGTCGAGAATGCTTCCTCGATACTTCGTGTAGGTCGTGAATCTCATCGAGGTCCGCGGGCGAAGTTGCAAGAAGCGGCACCGGGGGGCTCCGCACAGACAGTACCGGGGGGGATCCGGCCGGTTCCCCGATTCCCGGGTGTCCCCGGGGAACGACTTGGCTACCTTCCGGTCCGATGAGCCGCTCCAACTCCACTCCGATGGGTACGGCTCCCCGATCCGCCGCTCCGTTCGCGCGCGACGCTGCCGGGATGCCCGGTTGGGATGGGGAGCGGGCCGCCGCCTTCCGGAGGGCCCTGCTCGACTTCTATCGTGCGTCGGCGCGTGACCTTCCGTGGAGGGGATCTCCGCGCCCGTATGATGTCCTCGTCTCCGAGTTCATGCTCCAACAGACCCGTGTGGAGGCGGCGATCCCATACTTCGAAGCTTGGATGCGACGATTTCCGGACCTTTCGGCGCTCGCAGGCGCGGACTCGGAAGAGGTTCTCCGGGTCTGGGCGGGGCTCGGGTATTACGCGCGCGCCCGGAATCTGCACCGCGCGGTGCGCGAGGTCGTGGCCCAGCGCGGAGGCGAGATCCCCGACCAGGTCGAAGAACTCAGGGCGCTTCCGGGCGTCGGAGAATACACCGCGGCGGCGGTCGCCTCCATCGCCTTCGGAGCCCGTGCGGCGACGGTGGACGGAAACGTCCGGCGCGTTCTCGCACGATTGGCCGACGAGGCGGATCCTTCTCCCGCGAACTTGAGGCATTGGGCGTACCAGCTCCTTGACCCCGAAGACCCCGGCGCCTTCAATCAGGCGATGATGGAGCTCGGAGCGCTCGTATGTACGCCGCGCGCTCCCGGCTGCGGGGGGTGCCCCGTGGCGACTTACTGC from Gemmatimonadota bacterium includes:
- the mutY gene encoding A/G-specific adenine glycosylase, with product MPGWDGERAAAFRRALLDFYRASARDLPWRGSPRPYDVLVSEFMLQQTRVEAAIPYFEAWMRRFPDLSALAGADSEEVLRVWAGLGYYARARNLHRAVREVVAQRGGEIPDQVEELRALPGVGEYTAAAVASIAFGARAATVDGNVRRVLARLADEADPSPANLRHWAYQLLDPEDPGAFNQAMMELGALVCTPRAPGCGGCPVATYCRARAAGTQGERPARRSPRVVPRSREAVAAVVGESHGRFFLLFRKRPEKGLLGGLWELPGVEVGEKEGPHDSAKRLAGGMVRSFEGTGRRDSVGAGTRLEPLEHVFTHRRLCYLPYLFHVAVKQIPRGASRSLRWVEPACARELALPAAQRTLLTRVEEALGVRTISTCEAE
- a CDS encoding ABC transporter ATP-binding protein, producing MVAPGPRPAAVLARGLEYRYRSGRIGVSQADLEVRPGEIVTLLGPNGSGKSTLLRLLATDLRPTAGSLALFGEATASSPRGLRRRIGYAPDTPVHVSPLTGEENAALFVELGARGAATPERISGLFEAFALSDVRRTPVSEYSFGMRRKLLLVEAIAPAPELLLLDEPALGLDPAGTGALRDAIRESASAGAAVVLASNETRDLPLWGSRIAFLHQGAIVEDAEVATLLARLGTGTRIEVGLEEEDAGARSDRGAGETLARRLLEVEGIEEARFTGRRLEVRSSAGGRVLPPLISTLLAEGLAILDVRVREPKLADLFFTLTGERLTGESAPLPSGNGEGQG
- a CDS encoding PCP reductase family protein → MKFLCIECDEVMAFAERQLPGDGTLAAVFTCGNCHREMAMLTNPMETRFVSSMGIQIGGREVPVQPMEATRGSLDGGSELAFVEPELRPRAGPAPVEWSPEAVERLQRVPSFVRGMVKRIYTDYAREREIRTLTPEIMDTARSELGLEGM
- a CDS encoding DUF481 domain-containing protein, producing the protein MPDHFFRGLPLLGSILLLASAGAAAAQEAATGEAGDRSWEIEVEVGGTLFFGNRDQSIVATRTEISWADAKVESTVGLRFTYGESTDGEGVTEVNRRSWLVDSALDFRPGGLWRPFVTGRAESALERRIDRRYQGGVGVKYDNRIDRDNRTEFSLGVLAERTYRISTSTPSSDDRGDVGRLSSELRIRRTLISNRIGIDLQNAYRPVFDALGNFVVTSRNALTLELTEVFGLRFSHQSNYDSGAKDRGAGTNHDGELQISVVARF
- a CDS encoding ferredoxin; amino-acid sequence: MADVEERKAGELTVRIDRLICVGFGDCIEASPASFELDDEGIAIFRDGIEALSESEVVTACRTCPVDALTVLGPDGTQLAP
- a CDS encoding VWA domain-containing protein, which translates into the protein MRFTTYTKYRGSILDALNLEALLEKLSDFLLDGGFAGGPHFHPYWGWSGADDRASTDALKEVLLRALLESGQLTPEMLEELGREGGGDADLRAQIAKLLNDLVQKMVDEGYISLDQQGPPGPGDEPPNREGKVDEAREASLRVDFTLTQKGMDFLGYRALRDLLGAMGKSSVGSHDTPHLSTGVEAGSTSRPYEFGDTMNLDLPATLSNAIQRSGLGTPLDLDYGDLMVHQAEYRSSCATVLMLDVSHSMILYGEDRFSPAKRVALALSHLIRTQFPGDSLRVVTFGDRAQEIPLAQLAQAQVGPFHTNTAEGLEVARRILLSQKKEMRQIIMVTDGKPSAMTLPDGRIYANSGGLDPRILERSYREVMACRKAGILINTFMLARDPYLVRFVEKVSEIARGKAYFTSTLTLGEYVMMDFLRGKRRRVG
- a CDS encoding P-loop NTPase; amino-acid sequence: MRKFRTYGEVEHATGSQLLEQVLDQRARLAARLSGIGTIIAIASGKGGVGKSAVTANLAVALASRGHRVGVLDADLNGPSLARMLGVRGGRLEDRETGVIPPTGVGGVRVISMELLQEGEDAPLRWRDPASDTFLWQSSMETTALREFLGDVDWGEPDFLLIDVPPGTDKIRRLLELVPGIPLVLLVSTPSEISRAVVARSVRLVREASAAEIALVENMSGYVCPECGHEHDVFPGDGVRQLSGVADVPVWARIPFDPVLGRETDRGHPPAGGEGERPASRALRELAGRVAGVVRAPFGGAP
- a CDS encoding ABC transporter permease; its protein translation is MSLPIWKLEWRLAFRRRRLLYFNVAIPLLLILPIKLAGAPSFHASAAYAVLFVLFGTFGSAIPLLREGDGGPLRRMVLSGFPEWAFLAQRVVAGSLLDLLQLLPALLFILFPSNLNPGALLVAAASLALALLAANLIGVWVAAAAGSIAEGALFAAVIALFLLHGSGVFRTPAPGTVGATFDAILPASPMHETLLGAAGSGIPTGLIGTLPIPSALTLLLFVVTLLIAPFILARISAPPR